In Streptomyces sannanensis, the DNA window GTGCTCTCGCCCGACGAGCGCAAGCAGCTCAACGACATGCTGCGCCAGATCATGGTGGTGGCCGAGGAGGGCGGCGGCGCGCACTGGGACCACTGATCTTGGGCTGTGCCGCCGCGAGGGCGGATGCGAGGCGGCGTGGCTGGAACCGAATGCGTTCCCACGAGCGGGCGAGGGCCCCGCACCCGGGGTGAACCGGGTGCGGGGCCCTCGTGGAGGATGATCTCGTTGTGCGCTGCACAACGATTCCGCGGAAGCGGATGCGGCATCAGCCAGATGCCGTCGCGAAGACCTGGACCACGCGGTCTCCGGCTACGCCGACACCGGTGTTGGTGAGCTCGCAGTTGTCGATGTTGGCCTTGTGGCCAGGGCTGTTGAGCCAGCCGGTGACGTGGGCCTGTGCTGTTCCCTGGCCGGGTCCGGATACGTTCTCGGCCCAGGCGTTCCTGTTTGCGGTGAACTTGTACCCGGTGCGCTCGATCCGGGTCTTCACGTCGGAACCGTCAGAACCGGTGTGGCCCGTGAGGTTGTTCCGCTCCATGTCGTCGGCATGGGCCTGGGCGGCCTGGGTGAGCTGCGCGTTCACGGCCAGGGCCGAGCAACCGGCTTTCTGCCGTTCCTGGTTGATCATGGTGAGGATCTCGTTTGCCGAGACCTGTTGTACGTCGACCGCCGGCGTCGTCATGGTGGCGGCGCTTGCGGCGGCGGCTCCGGTGAACAGCAGGAGCGGGGCTGCGCACGCGGCGACGGCTGTGCGACGTACTCGCTGGGCTTTCGTGTGCATGACATCCCCTTTCGCGGTGCGGTGGGGGCGCGTCGACAGAGCGCCCGCCACCGAGAGCTTTCTCCGGTACATCCCTCTCGTGAGGGTCTGTCCCGGGTAGCTCCTCATCGATTCTGGGTGCCCGAGGGCAATGGCGCACCTCGAGACTCACTCCACTGACGGTGCATGGCTTGACACTGTGCGTCACGAGGCTGCGTTCCCCGGCGCCCATGCCGTCGGCGGTTTCTCGCCGGGCCGCTCGTTGCATTTCGTCCGATTACTTGATTCGGGTGGTGTTCCGGCAGGGCCGGGCCCGGCTCTCCCGCCGTTTGCCGAACTCCCGTAGACGGTCCGCCGATTCGCGGTCTGCCGCCCATGCGAAGATCCACCCGCTGGACGTGCCTGGCTGATATGTGCGGCTGTCGCCGTCGCGCTTCCGCTGTTGCGGTTTGGGGTGCCAACTCCCCGTACCGGCATCCGGATTGACCTTGGGGCGGCTCCGGCGTGCGGACCTGCCCGGGTCGGGGCCACTGCCGTCCTGGCCCCGCGTCGTGCCGGAGGACCGGTACGCGGGAGCCCCGAGGCATCCCGGTGGTCATCTCCGGCCCGCCGGACTCCGGAGGCCGGTCGGCTGCTCGTGGCCGCGGGCGTCGTCGCGGTCGGCATCACGACGGCTGACGAGCGCCGCTGGGCAGGACCGGAAAACGGCGAGGGCCCCGCACCCGGGATGAACCGGGTGCGGGGCCCTCGTGGATCACGAGCCGAAGCGACCACCGCCGGACGGAGGTCGGCGCAGCGGCCCGCAGTGACCTATGCGGCTTCGCCGCATGGCTGCGAGGCGCCCCGGCGCCGAGCAG includes these proteins:
- a CDS encoding CAP domain-containing protein, whose translation is MHTKAQRVRRTAVAACAAPLLLFTGAAAASAATMTTPAVDVQQVSANEILTMINQERQKAGCSALAVNAQLTQAAQAHADDMERNNLTGHTGSDGSDVKTRIERTGYKFTANRNAWAENVSGPGQGTAQAHVTGWLNSPGHKANIDNCELTNTGVGVAGDRVVQVFATASG